The following coding sequences are from one Marinifilum sp. JC120 window:
- a CDS encoding MerR family transcriptional regulator codes for MPDKKLLSIAEISRLLEVPESTLHYWKNRFAQYLPSTGRNRQKRFKSEAVEIFKIIASMLKQGHTAEDVMAELSRKYPVNVTVDPQNPESVPPAHMQIQAQQANLEPAIQLAAAMGTEIAKSINDGLKGMLSCMPAGTVSEDVKACMDKANADLSAQNESIEGIKNENVLLKEKLSIMEAELVRLRKDRREMEKFLLDKLKNITK; via the coding sequence GTGCCAGATAAAAAGCTTCTCTCCATTGCGGAAATTTCCCGCCTGCTGGAAGTCCCTGAATCAACCCTCCATTACTGGAAAAACCGTTTCGCCCAGTACTTGCCAAGCACAGGCCGCAACAGGCAGAAAAGGTTCAAATCCGAAGCAGTTGAAATTTTTAAAATTATTGCATCCATGCTCAAACAAGGCCACACAGCTGAAGATGTCATGGCGGAACTTTCCCGCAAATATCCTGTCAATGTGACTGTTGATCCTCAGAATCCCGAATCTGTCCCCCCGGCCCATATGCAAATCCAGGCACAGCAAGCCAATCTTGAACCTGCTATCCAGCTGGCTGCGGCCATGGGCACGGAAATAGCCAAGTCCATCAATGATGGTCTCAAGGGAATGCTATCCTGTATGCCCGCCGGAACCGTATCAGAAGACGTCAAGGCCTGCATGGACAAAGCCAACGCAGACCTGAGTGCTCAGAATGAAAGCATAGAAGGTATTAAAAACGAAAACGTCCTGCTCAAGGAAAAGCTTTCCATCATGGAAGCGGAGCTGGTCCGGCTACGCAAAGACCGCCGGGAAATGGAAAAGTTCCTCCTTGACAAGCTGAAAAACATTACTAAGTAA
- the purE gene encoding 5-(carboxyamino)imidazole ribonucleotide mutase, producing MSAKVAIFMGSISDKDTMQPCSDLLTKLGIPHVFTVSSAHRTPERTAKLVKELEDNGCEIFICAAGLAAHLAGAVAAKTIRPVLGVPICGSALGGMDALLATVQMPPGFPVGTVALDKVGAKNSAWMAAQILALHNEDLAAKIREARQGFIDSVEKAAAELEA from the coding sequence ATGAGTGCAAAAGTAGCTATTTTCATGGGGTCCATTTCGGATAAGGATACAATGCAGCCTTGTTCCGATTTGCTGACCAAACTTGGTATTCCCCACGTTTTCACTGTTTCCTCTGCCCATCGTACTCCGGAAAGGACTGCGAAACTGGTCAAGGAACTGGAAGATAACGGTTGTGAAATCTTTATTTGTGCCGCAGGTCTTGCCGCGCATCTTGCAGGTGCTGTTGCTGCAAAAACCATCCGTCCTGTTCTCGGCGTACCCATCTGCGGCTCCGCTCTAGGTGGTATGGATGCACTGCTGGCAACCGTGCAGATGCCTCCGGGATTCCCCGTAGGAACCGTTGCCCTTGATAAGGTCGGCGCTAAAAACTCCGCATGGATGGCCGCTCAGATTTTGGCCCTTCATAACGAAGATCTGGCCGCAAAGATCAGGGAAGCCCGTCAGGGTTTCATTGATTCCGTTGAGAAGGCTGCCGCTGAACTGGAAGCTTAA
- a CDS encoding ATP-binding protein, whose protein sequence is MNNPFRFNTLRPSDPFCDREKELADLILHGMNGANVTLFSPRRYGKTSLIKRAQKDLHDKGAYVFYVDFYRVMSVEDLASRLAKAIYEGLSDYVSFFEKSKKALLDFFKTYRPVFTPTEDGGIQIDVRASEGISGYDLLESLLSEIGRFAEKVDKPVHIAMDEFQDIVEVDKGKTEALLRTHIQMHSVGYIFAGSRRRILKSMFTDRHRPFYNSTLLMELPPLPHDDLVEYIVDLFEKGGNFISHEAAASVSNLVQQYPYYAQLFCYLLFSMGTDPNLEDVDECFESLLASERYSYQGVVDGLTSVQQGLLVGLAKHPGSKVTSQAFLRETNLSPGGVQKALKHLSLQDLISDEENGWNLVDPVFRKWLVRTF, encoded by the coding sequence ATGAATAATCCTTTCCGATTTAATACCTTACGGCCCAGCGATCCCTTTTGTGATCGTGAAAAAGAACTTGCAGATCTGATTTTGCACGGCATGAACGGTGCGAATGTTACCCTATTTTCTCCGCGTAGATACGGGAAGACTTCTCTGATTAAGCGAGCTCAAAAGGATTTGCATGATAAAGGGGCATATGTCTTTTATGTGGATTTTTACCGAGTTATGTCGGTTGAAGATCTAGCGTCCAGACTTGCTAAGGCTATTTATGAAGGGCTGAGCGATTACGTGTCCTTTTTTGAGAAGAGCAAAAAGGCTTTGCTTGATTTTTTCAAGACCTACCGTCCGGTTTTCACACCCACTGAGGATGGCGGAATACAGATAGATGTGCGCGCTTCTGAGGGCATTTCCGGTTATGATCTGCTTGAGTCGCTTCTTTCTGAGATCGGGCGGTTTGCAGAAAAGGTGGACAAGCCTGTGCATATTGCCATGGATGAATTTCAGGATATTGTAGAAGTGGACAAAGGTAAAACCGAAGCTTTGTTGCGGACCCATATCCAAATGCATAGCGTGGGGTATATCTTTGCGGGTAGCAGGCGGCGTATTCTGAAGTCTATGTTTACGGACAGGCATCGTCCTTTCTACAATAGCACTCTTTTGATGGAACTTCCTCCGCTGCCTCACGATGACCTTGTGGAGTATATTGTTGATCTTTTCGAAAAGGGAGGCAATTTTATTTCACACGAAGCGGCGGCCTCTGTATCTAATCTTGTTCAGCAGTATCCTTATTACGCGCAGTTGTTTTGCTATTTGTTGTTCAGCATGGGAACTGATCCCAACCTTGAAGATGTGGATGAATGTTTTGAATCATTGCTTGCAAGTGAAAGATACTCATATCAGGGAGTTGTGGATGGCTTAACTTCTGTACAGCAGGGCTTGTTGGTGGGACTTGCGAAACATCCGGGAAGTAAAGTTACCTCGCAGGCTTTTTTAAGGGAAACCAACCTTTCTCCGGGAGGAGTTCAAAAAGCCCTAAAACATTTAAGTTTGCAGGATTTAATTAGCGACGAAGAAAATGGATGGAATCTTGTTGATCCAGTTTTTAGGAAGTGGCTGGTCAGGACTTTTTAG
- the folD gene encoding bifunctional methylenetetrahydrofolate dehydrogenase/methenyltetrahydrofolate cyclohydrolase FolD produces MQILNGKETALTIREELKVEIDGLKDKHGRAPGLAVILVGEDPASQVYVRNKEIACEKAGIVSTAHRIDASVAQDDLEALIQKLNADETIDGILLQLPLPKGLDSQRCLELIDPGKDVDGFHPMNVGKLMLGLPGFRSCTPAGIMTLLERYNLPTSGKKAVVVGRSNIVGKPLAMMLMQYGDFANATVTVCHSRTDNLAEEVKAADFVFAAIGIAKFIKKDMVKKGAVVIDVGINRTDEGLVGDCDYAALEDVASAMTPVPGGVGPMTIAQLLINTVQAYKEHVGA; encoded by the coding sequence ATGCAGATTTTGAATGGTAAAGAAACAGCCCTTACTATTCGTGAAGAGCTGAAGGTAGAGATAGACGGACTTAAAGATAAACACGGTAGAGCGCCCGGTCTGGCCGTTATTCTGGTCGGCGAGGACCCCGCATCTCAGGTTTACGTGCGCAACAAGGAAATTGCCTGCGAAAAAGCAGGTATTGTTTCCACTGCTCACCGTATTGATGCGTCCGTTGCTCAGGATGATCTTGAAGCACTGATCCAGAAGCTGAACGCAGACGAGACCATCGACGGTATCCTCTTGCAGCTGCCCCTGCCCAAGGGACTGGACAGCCAGCGTTGTCTTGAACTCATCGATCCCGGCAAAGATGTGGATGGTTTCCACCCCATGAACGTAGGCAAGCTCATGCTCGGTCTGCCCGGTTTCCGTTCCTGCACCCCCGCAGGCATCATGACCCTGCTGGAACGCTACAACCTGCCCACCTCCGGCAAGAAAGCGGTTGTGGTTGGTCGTTCCAACATTGTAGGTAAACCCCTTGCCATGATGCTCATGCAGTACGGTGATTTCGCAAACGCCACCGTAACTGTCTGTCATTCCCGCACCGACAACCTCGCCGAGGAAGTCAAAGCAGCAGATTTCGTTTTCGCCGCCATCGGCATTGCCAAGTTCATCAAGAAGGATATGGTTAAGAAAGGCGCAGTCGTAATTGACGTAGGTATCAACCGCACAGACGAAGGTCTGGTTGGTGACTGCGATTACGCCGCCCTCGAAGACGTGGCGTCCGCCATGACCCCGGTTCCCGGCGGAGTCGGTCCCATGACCATTGCCCAGCTTCTGATCAACACCGTACAGGCTTACAAGGAGCATGTCGGGGCTTAA
- a CDS encoding LysE family translocator: MSIEFWSVYVMTVFLASIIPGPSMILALTHGIKYGARRAVATALGNSVASFLQAVVSIAGLGALLAASETAFMLVKYAGAAYLVWLGIGVLLSGGFNFEDSGVQENKRTSTRRLFMQGFCVAAGNPKAIVFFSALFPQFISSGQASLQHFAVLLTLLTVIAFACMMIYACGGEKIKGLLKGTAICKYINTVLGTAFVGLGVSLACSRR, translated from the coding sequence ATGTCTATTGAATTTTGGTCCGTGTACGTAATGACGGTTTTTCTGGCTTCCATAATTCCGGGGCCGAGCATGATTCTGGCTTTGACTCACGGGATTAAATATGGAGCCAGACGGGCAGTTGCCACTGCTTTAGGTAATTCCGTTGCCTCTTTTTTGCAGGCAGTTGTTTCAATTGCCGGTCTGGGAGCTCTGCTGGCAGCATCTGAAACAGCTTTTATGTTGGTTAAGTATGCCGGGGCTGCCTATTTGGTCTGGCTCGGAATCGGAGTACTCTTGTCCGGTGGCTTTAATTTTGAAGATTCCGGTGTGCAGGAAAACAAAAGAACTTCTACCCGAAGGTTGTTTATGCAGGGATTTTGTGTTGCGGCCGGGAATCCAAAGGCAATTGTATTTTTCAGTGCTTTGTTTCCCCAGTTTATCAGTAGCGGGCAGGCATCCTTACAGCATTTTGCCGTGCTGCTGACTTTGCTCACCGTCATCGCATTTGCGTGTATGATGATTTACGCCTGTGGCGGCGAAAAGATTAAGGGACTTCTGAAGGGAACGGCAATTTGCAAGTATATTAATACCGTTCTGGGAACAGCTTTCGTGGGATTGGGTGTAAGCTTGGCTTGCTCCAGAAGGTAG
- a CDS encoding phosphopyruvate hydratase, translating to MSTIVAVWAREILDSRGNPTVEVEVVLESGATGRAAVPSGASTGTREALELRDGDKDRYMGKGVLVAVANIREEIAEALVGQDALRQVNIDNILIELDGTENKDRLGANAMLGVSMAVARAAANLLGIPLYQYLGGVNGKLLPVPMMNIINGGEHAPNNLDIQEFMIMPVGAETFAEALRMGAEIFHTLKGLLAADGHNTAVGDEGGFAPNLESHAQAFEYIMKAIEKAGYRPGADVALAIDAAASEFYKDGKYVLAGEGKEFDAQGMIDFYADFVERFPLISIEDGLAEGDWEGWVKMTDDLGEEIQLVGDDLFVTNPEILAEGIERGACNSILIKLNQIGTLTETLDTMELAKTAGYTNVVSHRSGETSDHFIADLAVGLNAGQIKTGSLCRSDRLAKYNQLLRIEEDLEDDGIYYGPALKEAFFGED from the coding sequence ATGAGCACTATCGTAGCAGTCTGGGCGAGAGAAATTCTCGATTCCAGAGGTAACCCCACCGTAGAAGTAGAAGTAGTACTTGAATCCGGCGCAACCGGCCGTGCCGCTGTTCCTTCCGGAGCATCCACCGGTACCCGCGAAGCCCTCGAACTGCGTGACGGCGACAAAGATCGTTACATGGGTAAAGGTGTACTGGTTGCTGTTGCCAATATTCGTGAAGAAATTGCCGAAGCTCTTGTTGGTCAGGATGCTCTGCGTCAGGTTAACATCGACAATATTCTCATCGAACTTGACGGCACTGAAAATAAAGATCGTCTCGGCGCAAACGCAATGCTCGGCGTCTCCATGGCTGTTGCACGTGCTGCTGCAAACCTGCTCGGTATTCCTCTTTACCAGTACCTCGGCGGCGTAAACGGCAAGCTCTTGCCCGTACCCATGATGAACATCATCAATGGTGGCGAGCACGCACCCAATAACCTTGATATTCAGGAATTCATGATCATGCCCGTCGGCGCTGAGACCTTCGCTGAAGCTCTGCGCATGGGTGCTGAAATTTTCCATACCCTGAAAGGTCTGCTGGCTGCTGACGGTCACAACACCGCAGTTGGTGACGAAGGTGGCTTCGCGCCTAACCTTGAGTCTCACGCACAGGCTTTCGAATACATCATGAAAGCTATTGAAAAAGCAGGCTACCGCCCCGGTGCTGACGTAGCACTCGCTATCGACGCTGCTGCTTCCGAATTCTACAAAGACGGCAAGTACGTTCTGGCCGGTGAAGGTAAAGAATTCGACGCTCAGGGCATGATTGATTTCTACGCTGATTTCGTAGAGCGTTTCCCGCTTATTTCCATTGAAGATGGTCTTGCAGAAGGCGATTGGGAAGGCTGGGTAAAAATGACCGACGATCTCGGTGAAGAAATTCAGCTTGTTGGTGACGATCTGTTCGTAACCAACCCTGAAATTCTTGCTGAAGGTATCGAGCGCGGTGCTTGTAACTCCATCCTGATCAAGCTGAACCAGATCGGTACCCTTACCGAAACCCTCGACACCATGGAACTGGCTAAGACCGCAGGTTACACCAACGTTGTATCCCACCGTTCCGGTGAAACCAGCGATCACTTCATTGCTGACCTCGCAGTAGGTCTCAATGCAGGCCAGATTAAGACCGGCTCCCTTTGCCGTTCTGACCGTCTTGCCAAGTACAACCAGTTGCTGCGCATCGAGGAAGACCTCGAAGATGATGGCATCTACTACGGTCCCGCACTGAAGGAAGCTTTCTTCGGCGAAGACTAA
- the htpG gene encoding molecular chaperone HtpG: MTAQTEKFEFKAEVNQLLDILVHSLYTNREIFLRELVSNASDALDKMRFAINSNPELDDEVEPEIFIAYDEENKTVTVTDTGIGMTREEVMANIGTIAHSGSAEFVKQAAESKESLDSLIGRFGVGFYSIFMVSDHVVVRTKSYQKDAPAIQWVSDGKNAYEMTEIEAEMDHGTTIEIHLNEDNTERFDSDDKLKEIVKRHSNFVSFPIMIGGERVNTVSALWREPKFQIKQEQYEEFYKFLTYDVQPPIDTLHFSVDAPVQFNSLLFIPEKDLDIFGMDRDNWGLDLYVRRVLIEKQNKNLLPEYLSFIKGVVDTEDLPLNISRETLQDNLLIGKISATLTKQVLGQLEKLAKDDAEKYAMFWKAHSKIFKAGHMDFVNRDKFAKLLRFDSSKAEKDALVPFADYIERAKEDQKEIYYSVVASREAANLNPHLEIFRNKDIEVLYLYEPIDEFVMESIREHEEFTFVAAEYADLEKLDKFESAKKEDEPEPLSEEQEKDMDALIAKMKEVFGEQVSEVKVSERLSDSPCRLVNPGGAMTSSMEKIMKAMNKDSSIPTKTMEVNADHPLLRSMLEIFKVNPDDEFIALSSNQLLESALLLEGYLNDPHALVGRIQSLLTKAGGWYAELEKKD, translated from the coding sequence ATGACTGCCCAGACCGAAAAATTCGAATTCAAGGCTGAAGTTAACCAGCTGCTGGACATCCTTGTCCACTCTCTTTACACCAACCGCGAAATCTTCTTGCGCGAACTGGTTTCCAACGCATCCGATGCCCTCGATAAAATGCGTTTCGCCATCAACAGTAACCCTGAGTTGGACGATGAAGTGGAACCTGAAATTTTCATCGCCTATGACGAAGAAAACAAGACCGTAACCGTGACTGATACCGGTATCGGCATGACCCGCGAAGAAGTCATGGCCAACATCGGTACCATCGCCCATTCCGGCTCTGCTGAGTTCGTCAAGCAGGCTGCTGAATCCAAAGAAAGCCTTGATTCCCTTATCGGACGTTTCGGTGTCGGCTTCTACTCCATCTTCATGGTTTCCGACCATGTTGTAGTGCGCACCAAATCCTACCAGAAGGACGCACCTGCAATTCAGTGGGTTTCCGACGGCAAAAATGCTTACGAAATGACCGAAATTGAAGCGGAAATGGATCACGGAACCACCATTGAGATCCACCTCAATGAAGACAATACCGAACGCTTTGACTCCGATGACAAGCTCAAGGAAATCGTCAAGCGTCACTCCAACTTCGTATCCTTCCCGATCATGATCGGTGGCGAACGGGTCAACACTGTTTCCGCTCTGTGGCGCGAACCAAAATTCCAGATCAAACAGGAACAGTATGAGGAGTTCTACAAATTCCTGACCTACGATGTACAGCCTCCCATCGATACCCTGCACTTCTCCGTAGACGCTCCGGTACAGTTCAACTCCCTGCTCTTCATCCCTGAAAAGGATCTCGATATTTTCGGCATGGACCGCGACAACTGGGGACTCGACCTCTACGTACGCCGCGTGCTCATTGAAAAGCAGAACAAGAACCTGCTCCCTGAATACCTGAGCTTCATCAAGGGTGTGGTTGATACTGAAGACCTGCCCCTGAACATCTCCCGCGAAACCTTGCAGGACAACCTGCTCATCGGCAAAATCAGCGCGACCCTGACCAAACAGGTACTGGGACAGCTGGAAAAACTGGCCAAGGATGATGCGGAAAAATACGCCATGTTCTGGAAGGCCCATTCCAAGATTTTCAAAGCCGGGCACATGGACTTCGTTAACCGTGATAAATTCGCAAAGCTGCTCCGCTTTGATTCTTCCAAAGCAGAAAAGGATGCTCTTGTACCCTTCGCGGATTACATCGAGCGTGCCAAAGAAGACCAGAAGGAAATCTACTATTCAGTAGTAGCCAGCCGTGAGGCCGCGAACCTCAACCCGCACCTTGAAATCTTCCGCAACAAGGACATCGAAGTACTCTACCTCTACGAACCCATTGATGAATTCGTCATGGAATCTATCCGTGAACACGAAGAATTCACCTTTGTAGCTGCCGAGTACGCCGACCTTGAAAAGCTGGACAAATTCGAATCAGCTAAAAAAGAAGATGAGCCGGAACCGCTTTCCGAAGAACAGGAAAAAGACATGGATGCCCTCATCGCCAAGATGAAGGAAGTTTTCGGCGAGCAGGTTTCTGAAGTAAAAGTATCTGAGCGTCTTTCCGATTCTCCCTGCCGTCTGGTCAACCCCGGCGGAGCCATGACCTCTTCCATGGAAAAGATCATGAAGGCCATGAACAAAGACAGCTCCATCCCCACCAAGACCATGGAAGTGAACGCCGACCACCCGCTGCTGCGTTCCATGCTGGAAATCTTCAAGGTCAATCCGGATGACGAATTCATCGCCCTTTCTTCCAACCAGCTCCTTGAGTCTGCTCTGCTGCTGGAAGGCTACCTGAACGATCCCCACGCCCTTGTGGGACGCATTCAGAGCCTGCTGACCAAAGCAGGCGGCTGGTATGCCGAACTGGAAAAGAAAGACTAG
- the purD gene encoding phosphoribosylamine--glycine ligase, giving the protein MKILVVGSGGREHALAWKISQSPKVSEIFIAPGNGGTRLHGTNVPIKDDDLPGLVKFAKENKIDLVVAGPELPLVLGIKEALSKEGIPCFGPGAYAANLEGSKAFSKITMRDSGVPTAPFQVFDEYEQAKKFVEEQGAPIVVKADGLAAGKGVVVAGTVEEALEALDDMMVKRVFGSAGERVVVEEALKGEEASFLAFCAGEEYALLPSAQDHKAVGEGDTGPNTGGMGAYSPAPILPREKYAETAEMVIKPILKLLADRGEPFTGILYAGLMYTENGPSVLEYNVRFGDPECQPLLMRLDCDLVEIMLACVENRLPEVEVKLKDETTICVVMAAGGYPASYEKGAEISGFEEAEKIEGVKVFQAGTKYEEGKTLTSGGRVLGVTALGADLGAAQKKAYEAVEKLSFDKAYFRRDIGDKGLKK; this is encoded by the coding sequence ATGAAAATACTTGTTGTAGGTTCAGGCGGAAGAGAACACGCTCTGGCATGGAAGATCAGTCAGAGTCCCAAGGTTTCTGAAATTTTTATCGCACCCGGTAACGGTGGAACCCGTCTGCACGGTACCAACGTGCCCATCAAAGACGACGACCTGCCCGGACTGGTAAAATTTGCCAAGGAAAACAAGATTGATCTTGTTGTGGCAGGACCGGAACTGCCCCTTGTACTGGGCATCAAGGAAGCTCTTAGCAAGGAAGGAATCCCCTGCTTCGGCCCCGGCGCATATGCAGCCAATCTTGAAGGCAGCAAAGCCTTTTCCAAGATTACCATGCGTGATTCCGGTGTGCCTACCGCTCCTTTTCAGGTTTTTGATGAGTATGAACAAGCCAAGAAATTTGTAGAAGAACAGGGCGCACCTATCGTGGTCAAGGCGGACGGCCTTGCCGCAGGTAAGGGTGTTGTTGTGGCCGGAACCGTTGAAGAGGCTCTTGAAGCCCTTGACGATATGATGGTTAAAAGAGTTTTCGGCTCTGCCGGGGAACGAGTAGTTGTGGAAGAAGCCCTCAAGGGTGAAGAAGCTTCTTTTCTCGCTTTCTGTGCCGGAGAAGAGTACGCACTGCTGCCTTCCGCACAGGATCATAAAGCCGTGGGCGAAGGTGATACCGGACCCAATACCGGCGGTATGGGTGCATACAGCCCGGCTCCAATTCTGCCTCGCGAAAAATATGCTGAGACCGCAGAGATGGTCATTAAGCCCATTCTCAAGCTGCTTGCCGATCGCGGCGAGCCTTTTACCGGCATCCTTTATGCCGGACTCATGTACACAGAAAACGGTCCTTCCGTTCTTGAATACAATGTTCGTTTCGGCGACCCCGAATGCCAGCCGCTCTTGATGCGTCTGGATTGCGATCTGGTCGAGATTATGCTGGCCTGTGTTGAGAATCGCCTCCCGGAAGTGGAAGTGAAACTCAAGGATGAAACCACCATTTGCGTGGTCATGGCTGCCGGCGGCTATCCTGCTTCCTATGAAAAGGGAGCCGAGATCAGCGGTTTCGAGGAAGCTGAAAAGATTGAAGGCGTCAAGGTCTTTCAGGCCGGGACAAAGTATGAAGAGGGTAAAACATTAACCAGTGGCGGACGCGTGCTGGGTGTTACCGCTCTGGGGGCGGATCTCGGAGCAGCTCAGAAAAAGGCTTACGAAGCTGTTGAAAAACTCAGCTTTGACAAAGCTTACTTCCGTCGCGACATAGGTGACAAGGGTCTTAAAAAATGA
- a CDS encoding Hpt domain-containing protein, translated as MNLTEEPGRFDLQSALDRFSGDLELLEEAIAIFTEEAVKHLEEIKINLNQGKLQEASANSHTLKGECGAVGAVQAYSLSWSMEKVAAEGDVDKTKKLLPQLEEEISLALEFLPKESKQLN; from the coding sequence ATGAACTTAACTGAAGAGCCAGGCCGCTTTGACTTACAAAGTGCGCTGGATAGATTCTCAGGGGACTTGGAATTACTGGAAGAGGCCATCGCCATTTTTACAGAAGAAGCGGTGAAGCATCTTGAAGAAATCAAGATCAACCTTAATCAGGGCAAACTGCAAGAAGCCTCAGCAAACTCCCATACTCTGAAAGGAGAATGTGGCGCAGTGGGGGCAGTACAAGCCTATTCTTTAAGCTGGTCCATGGAAAAAGTAGCGGCTGAAGGGGATGTTGATAAAACCAAAAAACTTCTTCCTCAATTGGAAGAAGAGATCTCACTGGCTTTAGAATTCCTTCCGAAGGAAAGCAAACAACTGAATTGA
- a CDS encoding HD domain-containing protein, with amino-acid sequence MKGLTELLTCIQEISGGNYSNDIMNLTTEGFDPYVRELAESVGLMMVRIEAREFALEQANEELKCNVVATIKAVARGLSLRDPYTRGHAERVGLYCERLARRMELSEDEIWTMHVAGTLHDIGKIGFSDRLIQNVDTKVDAEMLAEIKQHPEWGFRMLRGLEFLGPALEYVRSHHERLDGTGYPNGLQGDEIKTGSRILSIADVFDAVTTTRTYQNAMDLNKAFSILRKLAGPSLDPELVELFVADIKENGLEDVEDNFSTSPMPKCEDPDKDIKNN; translated from the coding sequence ATGAAAGGACTTACCGAACTGCTGACCTGTATTCAGGAAATTTCAGGCGGCAATTATTCCAATGATATTATGAATTTGACCACTGAGGGATTTGATCCTTATGTGCGGGAACTGGCTGAATCCGTGGGGTTGATGATGGTCCGTATTGAGGCTCGTGAGTTTGCTCTTGAGCAGGCCAATGAGGAACTTAAGTGTAATGTTGTGGCAACCATCAAGGCTGTGGCTCGTGGACTGAGCCTGCGTGATCCGTATACCCGCGGTCATGCGGAACGGGTGGGACTTTACTGCGAACGTCTGGCGCGCAGGATGGAACTTTCCGAAGATGAAATTTGGACCATGCACGTGGCCGGAACCTTGCACGATATAGGCAAGATCGGGTTCAGTGACCGTTTGATTCAAAATGTGGATACTAAGGTTGATGCTGAAATGCTGGCAGAGATCAAACAGCACCCGGAATGGGGATTCCGTATGTTGCGCGGGTTGGAATTCCTCGGTCCTGCCCTTGAATATGTGCGTTCTCATCATGAACGGCTGGACGGCACAGGATATCCCAACGGTTTGCAGGGCGATGAAATTAAAACCGGCTCACGTATTCTTTCCATAGCTGATGTTTTTGACGCGGTGACCACTACCCGCACCTATCAGAATGCCATGGACCTTAATAAAGCTTTCTCCATCCTGCGTAAGCTGGCAGGACCGTCACTTGATCCGGAATTAGTGGAGTTGTTCGTCGCAGACATCAAAGAAAACGGGCTTGAGGACGTGGAAGATAATTTCAGCACCAGTCCTATGCCTAAATGCGAAGATCCTGACAAAGACATAAAAAATAATTAA
- a CDS encoding type III pantothenate kinase produces MSSETILLFDVGNTNTKIGFSTRDKIGPSFTLPTDPGGTADSWGLKLVEICRVAGFSNEDIIGGAVSSVVPPMNPILKQAVERFFPCELRFAPDSIPLALNNKYERPWEVGADRLVTAFAGRQISDSENLIVVDFGTATTFDCVVGNDYMGGLICPGVLSSTKALASGTAKLPHISLEIESDTIRPGKSTADSLNQGLIFGFAAMVEGLSERLGKTLGGEVELIATGGFASKIAEVCQAIDHVEPTLLLDGLRMAWFGSEK; encoded by the coding sequence TTGAGTTCGGAAACTATTTTACTTTTTGATGTGGGAAACACCAATACAAAAATCGGTTTTTCCACCCGTGATAAAATCGGTCCTTCATTCACCTTGCCTACCGATCCCGGAGGCACTGCTGATTCATGGGGACTTAAGCTCGTTGAAATCTGTAGGGTGGCCGGATTTTCCAATGAGGACATCATTGGCGGGGCCGTGTCTTCGGTTGTTCCGCCCATGAATCCGATTTTGAAACAGGCCGTGGAAAGGTTTTTCCCCTGCGAACTGCGTTTTGCCCCGGATTCCATTCCGCTGGCTTTGAACAACAAATATGAAAGGCCGTGGGAAGTTGGCGCGGACAGGCTGGTTACTGCTTTTGCGGGCCGCCAGATCAGCGACAGCGAGAACCTTATTGTGGTTGATTTCGGTACCGCTACCACTTTTGATTGTGTGGTTGGTAATGACTACATGGGCGGGCTTATCTGTCCCGGAGTGCTTTCTTCCACCAAGGCACTGGCATCCGGTACCGCGAAGTTGCCGCATATTTCTCTTGAGATTGAGTCTGATACCATCAGGCCGGGTAAAAGTACCGCAGACAGCCTTAATCAGGGGCTTATCTTCGGTTTTGCGGCCATGGTTGAAGGTTTGAGCGAGCGTTTGGGCAAGACTCTCGGCGGGGAGGTTGAACTCATCGCCACCGGAGGTTTTGCCTCCAAGATAGCTGAAGTCTGTCAGGCTATTGATCATGTGGAACCCACTCTCCTTCTGGACGGGTTGCGCATGGCTTGGTTTGGCAGTGAAAAATAG
- a CDS encoding response regulator, translating into MKTILIVDDDPKMLELLKHYLRNEEVNALAALDGEQGLSLFESNPVDLVIIDIFMPNMDGIQTILELKQKKPECRILVISGGGEFTGLEYLKQAKALGAKEALVKPFTQNDFLTTIHSILN; encoded by the coding sequence ATGAAAACTATCCTGATCGTCGATGACGACCCTAAGATGCTTGAACTGCTCAAGCACTACCTCAGAAATGAAGAGGTCAATGCACTTGCCGCCCTAGACGGTGAGCAGGGATTGTCGTTGTTTGAATCCAACCCTGTGGATCTGGTCATCATTGATATCTTCATGCCCAACATGGACGGCATTCAGACCATTCTTGAATTAAAACAAAAAAAACCGGAATGCAGAATTCTAGTCATTTCAGGGGGCGGAGAGTTCACCGGCCTTGAATACCTCAAGCAGGCCAAAGCCCTAGGTGCGAAAGAAGCACTGGTCAAACCGTTCACCCAGAACGATTTTCTAACCACAATACACAGCATACTGAATTAA